The genomic interval TCAATCAAATGGAGAAATCAATAGTGTAACGAACAATCCTGATGGTTAATGCTGTACAGGAATTAACAGTTCTGTTCTCAGTTTTTCCatacatttttggtttttttttttttaatttgaaaactcATTCTATAGCAGGAATTGAAAGACTTCAGAGCTTGGAAGGGCTGTTGGAGATTTCAGCTGACACTTGAGAAAGGTTTAAAAATCTTATTAGGTCAGGGAAACAGCAAACTAAAAGATTCTTCTGGATCACCTGGCAGCAAAATGACAAAAACTGAAGTCACTCTTAACACCTCATCTAGAACAAAATGTGCTcgtccagctctgtcccagctaCCATTCCAGGCTGCCTACAGGCTGGGGAAGGCAACCGATCCACATTCCACATTCCACACTCCAGCAGATTTCTCAAACAGATAGTACAGCTCTTTTATAGTggccatcccagctccagagcaaaCTCCTCGTGTGAGGAAGCACAAAGGTCACCTTCTGTCCATGGTCACTCCACAAGGCACTATGTcctggagagaagggaaagctgCAGTATGATCCAGACTAAGGATGTCACCCTGCCCTCTGACTTAGAGCTGCAGTCCCCTTGGTGTGGTAGTCTCCAAACAgagctccttctccttccccccttCATCCCTCTCAAACCCACCAAGCACAGAACTCTCTAGAGCACATAACTCCCAAATCAGaacaagaaataatttatgttcCACACATGGGACCTTTTGGATACTTTGGCAGAGATCCAGTTCAGCATAACACATCCGGCCTTGCCTGAGTTGTGTTTTTTTAGCTCTGAAACATCCAAGAACCCCACGTGAGACAGATGGATAGGTAAACTCAGCTATTAAATCCCATGACCTTTCTGGAGTGGCCTTTAAGGCAGTGTTTGAAAACTGTTTTGGAGGTGAGGAAACCACACATACACACCTAATGTGACTGAGTTTATTCTGCTAGTGCCcaagagctcagcacagggcgGGACCCTGAATCCAAGCATAGAAGGCACCAGTGATAACAGCGTCCACTTCCCCAGCAATTACCTTGTTcggaagggaaagggaagtgCAAGAGGAGCCCCTTCCTTACCACAAGCACACTGCCACCCGGTTGCCTCCAGAGCCCTCCCTCGAGCAGAAATTGcgctgctgctgtcagtgttgAGGTCATACCCTCCCCCCTAACACGCTCTGGagaacagctctgtgtgcacaccCTAGGAGAAACGATGGAGAGATACATCAGGCTGCTGCCATTCTCTTTAGCGGCTGGTGGCCATCAGCACTGTTCTGATGTTCCTCCACGCAGCCTCAGGCACTGCTTTActcttttccctcccatttCTGGCATGAGGAATCTATTTACTTGCCCATTGCTGGGTTGCAAATTTTTCTGGTGTGGGTTTTGGACACATaggccttttctttctttgtcatTTCCTTTCCAGTGCACACATGGCATGGGAGGAGGCCTGGCTCACAGAGGCAGAATACTCCAGGATACTCCAGGACAGAGGCCAGCATGCTGCCTGGGCTCACTCTCCTCCTCAGAGGGTTCACTCATGGTTTTGCCACCATTATTCCTAAATCCCAACCGTAAAAAgttttttctccccctgcctAGGGCAACCACAGTAAAAAACATACACTGAGGTCctaagaagaaaagcaattagCTGCTAATAACTGCAGCAACCCTGAGGTAAAGGGCAAGGGCAGCCTCTGCCACTCCCACCCCGGAGAGggccacacacacagagcaagggCATTAGGGCATTTCATACTCCCCTGAGCTATCTGAGTTACGATCGGCATATTCAGCAGACAATGGAATGAGCCATTCCTGCTCTAGCTGGCTCTGCCTTGCCACAGAAATAGCTCCTAGCTATTCCATTTTCCAAGCACCAGTGGATTTCAATATCCTTTAAACACCAGGAATTGCCTCCCCCTCTTTCCAGTTGGTACTGGCTTTAGCACAGCTCCTGTTATGCTTCAGATAAgtcacagatttattttttttttcttagcaaaattacttcaaatttATTCACAAAGTTACCCAGTTTCACCTGGCACAAGTACCAAACAAAAAGTACCCCTGCATTCAGGTGTGGTAGTGTGTTGTGTGGTGAAGAAACAGGAGACAAGATGACACCATGTCTCCACGGAAAAAGGATTTACTGCACAGCAGAAATGCCAGGGCACTGATGCAGGAGTGCAAGCAGAGCTCTCCCAAGTCTCTCAAATTGCCCTGACAACGATGTGCCTGTTGCACTCTGCCCCAGATCCTCTTCTTTGATAAAGCCAAGTATCAGCTCTGAAAGGACGGGGGGCAAGGACAGAGGGTTATGTCAAATAGTGAACACGACCTTCAGCAGAACTTTTTAAGAAATTCTGTGGCACCCAGGCTGGAGattactgcaaaaataaatgggCAGGGTGTCTAGTCACCCTGGCCAGTGCTCAGGAGGCTACAGAAGGGCTGAAGTGGGTTCACAGCTGGTCAGAGTGCCATGTCAACAAGGTGCTTGCGCACAGTGACAGTGTCCTGAAGGGCAGCAGGCCAGATCCAGAGCACTGTCCCAGCTGGTGGCCTGAGCACCAGCTTCTCTGTCAATCTTGGTCACGGCCCATTTTGCCCGTCAGCCTCCGGCGCTGAGTCTTGGTGGTTCGCCCTGTGCTGGACTTCTGGATTTTCTTACGGGGGCCTTGCCCACGCTGGGAtctctttccttttgtctttttccgGCTGTGCATGTGCAGTGTGGCAGTAAGGGAAGAGATTCTGTTTaggacagaaagagaaaaatgtttgggGACCAAAGCCTGCAGAAGCAAGGCAATAGCACAACAATAGCTGGAGAGGCCTGTGTGGCCCAGCAGGAATGGATGCCAGACACGGCAAGTCCCAGAGGGATTCTAAGCTATGCAGGAAACCTCCAAGTCTCCATGTGcggcaacaacaaaaatccgCGTGGGGAGCATTGTGCTGCCCAGACCCCACAGAGTTAAAGTAGCTCTCCACACCCTCAAAGCAGCTGTAAAACCTGGATACTGAAAAAAATGCGGAGAACGCCTGAGCTTCCAGCTTCAGGAGCCTCTGACCTTCAACCCTAGGGACGAGCTCTGTGCGCTGCGGGATGCGCCGCGGTGCAGGACTAGGTAAGAGGTGAGGACGAAGCCCACTAGGCAAGAGGTGAGGACGAAgcccaccctcctcctcctcctcctcctcctccacgCTCCACCAGCGCTCCCTGCTGGCCCCTGCCCGCGCAGCACCGCCCCGCCCCGCGGCCACACAGCATTCCCATCGAACACAGCATTCCCATCGAACACAGCattccagagcaggacagccagCGCCTGCAGGAATCTGCGCATACTTTTCAGACAGGAAGGGGTTTCTGGACTTCTTGGGCATTGTTCTCACAGGCTTGTTCACCAcctcttcccctttctcttcttcagatCCATCGGTTTTTCCCTTAAAAAGAAAGCACTTTGGTGATTCTGGTGTTTCCACTGCATTTTTGGCTACATCCTGTTTTGTGAACTAACTAGTCACatattaagtttttttttaattctccatGCCCCTCGCTGTCCAAGTGTCAAGGTATCCTATTGCAATCCTGCAGAAAGGCACAACCAGAGATGTCCTACAGTAATCCACCCCAAGTCACAAGAACTTCAATATGCTTTTAATGGGACTGAAGTTCAAACTTAAACGAACCAAGGGCCTTGGCTTTTGCTTAAATTACTATCAAGACCTCTCTGAGAGGATTTTCAGATTAGATGACCTTACAAATGTAAGCACAACCAATACCTGAGAGTCTCTATAAAACAAATACAAGATTTTTAGTTACAATGTATTTTGAGAATAAAAGTGACCACAACCAGAACTGAAAGGTTTCCTTATCTGTGGTTCAAGCATGGGATCATGGAGAGAGAAATGCCTCCTTATGCTAACAGTAATATTTCTGAACAGGACACAGGAAAGAAGTCAAGGACAGACCACGCAGCAAAGTCAGAAATCTTGCTGTTTTTCTCGTATCAGCTTTTAAAGTATTACACTGTTGCCATCCAGTCAAGTAACACTTTTCCTTAACCACTGTCAGTTGGGACTAGCAAAGGATTCCTGGGAGGTTTGGAGTGAGCTATTGACACagcacatttcctttctttagagGCCAAATTTAAATTGTGGAAAACATAACATTTATTAGTTTCCCTTTCCATCTCTGTTCCCAGCCAGCTTCAAGGCCTTGGACACACTCAGGGACCACCAGCCCTACCTCACCAGCCCCAGGAGTGTGTACAGCCCATAGAGAGGTAGCAAGAGGCTTTACCATGGAGCTGGTCAGTCCCAGCTGGCGTGTCCCCGAGAGGTCCAGGTCACTGATGGTGGTCACTGTTACGATGTGGTTCGGGTGGTCGATGTTTACAGACTCAGTCCTCGATGTCACCAAGTGCTCCAGTTCATCAGCCTCCTCTGGGAACACAAGAAATCCCGCACTGCAAAGTGCCCGGCTTTTCACGGGATAAACTCACTTGCTCCTGATGCACCATGCTGGGCAGGGGCGACACCCAGCCTTGACACGCAGGGATAAAGGGCAGAGGGGGTTGGCACTGCAAGCCTGGGGGGCAAGCTCCTTCTCCCCCTTGAGGGGAGCCGGGGACACCTTGGAGATGTGTGACACCTCCTGCTGCGGGGTCACCGCTCAGACCTGCTGCCCAGCTTGCCCGGGGAACACCACAGGACCGAGCAGCTGTTGTTGTGGGACAGCGTGCgagcatccctgccccagctctcaACACCCAGCCAAGGCTGTGGGACCACGGGCGcccacctccctccccaccGAGGGCCCAGCACGTACCGAGCGCCTCCTCCCTCTCGCTCAGCATCTTCAGGTACTCCTGGTGCCGCTGGGGAACACAAACAGGTCATGCGGCACCTCTGCCCGCCCCTCCTGCCCGCTCACTGCCCGCCCCGGCCGGCGGGGACACCAGACCCTTCCCTCACCTCCTCTTTCatcttcctctgctcttccttcagCTTCCGCTTGATCTCCTCCAGCGCCGCCTTCCTCCGCTCCACCTTCCGCTTGTGGAAGCCGGTCAGGTACTCCCTGCCGCCGGCAGCACAGAACCGCCCGGCTTTAGCGACCGGGGGATGCCTTCCATCCCCGCCTCCCGCCCGGCTGTAGCGACCGGGGGATGCCTTCCATCCCCGCCTCCCGCCCGGCTGTAGCGACCGGGGGATGCCTTCCATCCCCGCCTCCCGCCCGGCTGTAGCGACCGGGGGATGCCTTCCATCCCCGCCTCCCGCCCGGCTGTAGCGACCGGGGGATGCCTTCCATCCCCGCCTCCCGCCCGGCTGTAGCGACCGGGGGATGCCTTCCATCCCCGCCTCCCGCCCGGCTGTAGCGACCGGGGGATGCCTTCCATCCCCGCCTCCCGCCCGGCTGTAGCGACCGGGGGATGCCTTCCATCCCCGCCTCCCGCCCGGCTGTAGCGACCGGGGGATGCCTTCCATCCCCGCCTCCCGCCCGGCTGTAGCGACCGGGGGATGCCTTCCATCCCCGCCTCCCGCCCGGCTGTAGCGACCGGGGGATGCCTTCCATCCCCGCCTCCCGCCCGGCTGTAGCGACCGGGGGATGCCTTCCATCCCCGCCTCCCGCCCGGCTGTAGCGACCGGGGGATGCCTTCCATCCCCGCCTCCCGCCCGGCTGTAGCGACCGGGGGATGCCTTCCATCCCCGCCTCCCGCCCGGCTGTAGCGACCGGGGGATGCCTTCCATCCCCGCCTCCCGCCCGGCTGTAGCGACCGGGGGATGCCTTCCATCCCCGCCTCCCGCCCGGCTGTAGCGACCGGCCCCTGGGGGCCGCCCGGACCCTTCTTCTTGCTCTTCT from Ficedula albicollis isolate OC2 chromosome 1A, FicAlb1.5, whole genome shotgun sequence carries:
- the NOL12 gene encoding nucleolar protein 12, whose product is MQNTLERQNESRAAGLWGRDQAVPGGGGAEVPAFRRKGRAAAAAAAAWERHGPQEEQEEGSGRPPGAGRYSRAGGGDGRHPPVATAGREAGMEGIPRSLQPGGRRGWKASPGRYSRAGGGDGRHPPVATAGREAGMEGIPRSLQPGGRRGWKASPGRYSRAGGGDGRHPPVATAGREAGMEGIPRSLQPGGRRGWKASPGRYSRAGGGDGRHPPVATAGREAGMEGIPRSLQPGGRRGWKASPGRYSRAGGGDGRHPPVATAGREAGMEGIPRSLQPGGRRGWKASPGRYSRAGGGDGRHPPVAKAGRFCAAGGREYLTGFHKRKVERRKAALEEIKRKLKEEQRKMKEERHQEYLKMLSEREEALEEADELEHLVTSRTESVNIDHPNHIVTVTTISDLDLSGTRQLGLTSSMGKTDGSEEEKGEEVVNKPVRTMPKKSRNPFLSEKISSLTATLHMHSRKKTKGKRSQRGQGPRKKIQKSSTGRTTKTQRRRLTGKMGRDQD